In the Mya arenaria isolate MELC-2E11 chromosome 11, ASM2691426v1 genome, one interval contains:
- the LOC128207920 gene encoding aminoacyl tRNA synthase complex-interacting multifunctional protein 1-like isoform X2: MSAAMIQRLVQRARQADEIIAQLKAHIEIVKKSAAVSVSKPEEERVAAENASLREKIKQLKMTLVLAEIKNGVKQIPLPKRSRVEAVKADSQGDTPSAPSTSQEEPKPVAQQAKPKKEQQAKGGDASKPEVAKAEKGKKGLAEVDRPIDISRLDLRVGKIVEVKKHPDADSLYVEEVDLGEGQPRTIVSGLVKHIPIEEMRGRLAVFMCNLKAAKMRGILSNGMIMCASCPEKVEILVPPPGAQVGDRVRAKDFPGEPDALLNPKKKIWETLKPDLRTDGDRVAAYKGSQLHIEGKGPLVAPTAANTQIS, encoded by the exons ATGTCAGCAGCCATGATACAACGCCTGGTCCAGCGAGCAAGGCAGGCAGATGAAATTATAGCCCAACTGAAAGCACACATTGAGATCGTGAAGAAATCTGCAG CTGTAAGTGTGAGTAAGCCGGAGGAGGAGAGAGTTGCTGCTGAGAATGCCTCGCTGCGGGAAAAGATCAAGCAACTGAAGATGACACTGGTTCTTGCTGAAATCAAGAATGGAG TGAAGCAGATTCCCCTGCCCAAAAGGTCTCGGGTGGAAGCTGTTAAGGCCGATTCTCAGGGTGACACACCTTCTGCCCCATCCACCTCACAAGAGGAACCCAAACCAGTCGCACAACAGGCCAAACCAAAGAAAGAGCAACAGGCTAAAGGAGGGGATGCTTCAAAACCAGAGG TTGCCAAAGCTGAAAAGGGCAAAAAAGGCTTGGCTGAGGTTGACAGACCAATTGATATATCCCGGCTTGACCTGCGGGTTGGGAAGATTGTTGAAGTGAAGAAACACCCAGATGCGGACAGCTTGTACGTGGAGGAGGTTGACCTGGGGGAAGGGCAACCTCGCACCATAGTCTCCGGACTTGTGAAACACATACCCATAGAAGAG ATGCGTGGTCGGCTGGCTGTGTTTATGTGCAATCTGAAGGCTGCTAAGATGCGTGGAATCCTGTCTAACGGCATGATCATGTGTGCCAGCTGCCCAGAAAAGGTGGAGATACTTGTACCCCCACCAGGCGCACAAGTTGGTGACCGTGTCAGGGCCAAGGACTTTCCAG GTGAGCCGGACGCCCTCCTGAACCCTAAGAAGAAGATCTGGGAGACCTTGAAGCCTGACTTGCGTACAGATGGGGACAGAGTGGCGGCATACAAGGGTTCCCAACTCCACATTGAAGGCAAGGGCCCGCTAGTGGCCCCCACAGCTGCTAACACACAGATTTCATAG
- the LOC128208951 gene encoding ceramide phosphoethanolamine synthase-like isoform X1, whose translation MIYRNNSLCGILHRLTDYVRKGISRLAGNFSTSMNGASQRGGMEGVCVSLTANQRTCLLLLVVAVVSYYLIMDITLYHRLQAVDLVTEKKVPGQSWSPFHPLSVKLILQDPTTHYVLTPMSEYFNEITHFSEVFYFISPNMITFTHLFLAFVSMRFIVSDSLTSRRIGCLIYEVRSFLDAFDGTVYRAHAANKNYMSHHSELGFWIDSTSDTIGGAALMFGVVFCLWWKHQPRKEINPLPWTTDDKNANLIDHSCEKHDTRTFKHYSKKFIFWRCFCYGSLIGLSSAVWDQTMWSYTDVFMANMKTPELVKLQSEALHSSTTSLLFWSWRMLEGQALVHYILLAIITDKIWEFLRFVQYLGFVVLGLLTFSSYYHLSQLKHLLQLVPVEIPSPAVFGS comes from the exons ATGATTTACCGTAACAATTCTCTATGTGGCATTTTACACAG ATTGACAGATTACGTTAGGAAAGGAATCAGTCGACTGGCTGGCAACTTCTCCACTTCAATGAACGGTGCGAGCCAGCGGGGCGGCATGGAGGGTGTGTGCGTGTCGCTGACGGCTAACCAGCGTACGTGCCTGCTTCTGctggtggtggcggtggtgagCTACTACCTGATCATGGACATCACATTGTACCACCGGCTACAGGCCGTGGACCTCGTCACTGAGAAGAAGGTTCCCGGCCAATCATGGTCCCCCTTCCACCCGCTCTCCGTCAAGCTCATCTTACAGGACCCCACCACTCATTACGTGCTAACGCCCATGTCGGagtatttcaatgaaatcacgCATTTTAGTGAGGTGTTTTACTTCATATCGCCAAACATGATTACGTTCACTCATCTGTTTCTAGCTTTTGTTTCCATGAGATTCATCGTCTCCGACTCGCTGACATCTCGCCGTATCGGATGCCTCATTTACGAAGTACGGAGCTTCTTGGACGCGTTCGATGGGACGGTGTACCGGGCGCATGCCGCTAACAAGAATTACATGTCGCACCACAGCGAGCTCGGATTCTGGATAGACTCGACCAGTGACACCATTGGGGGGGCTGCTCTCATGTTTGGAGTGGTGTTTTGTCTCTGGTGGAAACACCAGCCGCGAAAAGAGATAAACCCTTTACCGTGGACTACAGATGATAAAAATGCCAACCTCATAGACCATTCTTGTGAAAAACATGACACTAGAACGTTCAAACATTACAgcaaaaagtttatattttggcGGTGTTTTTGTTATGGGAGTTTGATCGGACTGTCCTCCGCCGTGTGGGACCAGACCATGTGGAGCTACACGGACGTGTTCATGGCCAACATGAAAACACCAGAACTAGTC AAGCTGCAGTCCGAGGCCCTACACTCCAGCACCACGAGCCTGCTATTCTGGTCCTGGCGGATGCTAGAAGGACAGGCGCTCGTACACTACATCCTCCTTGCCATCATCACGGACAAAATCTGG gAGTTTCTTAGGTTTGTCCAGTACCTGGGATTTGTGGTGCTTGGTCTACTTACATTCTCCAGCTACTACCACCTATCTCAG TTAAAACATCTGCTGCAGCTAGTTCCGGTGGAAATACCGTCTCCCGCAGTTTTTGGCTCCTGA
- the LOC128208951 gene encoding ceramide phosphoethanolamine synthase-like isoform X2: protein MVWTIIEKLTDYVRKGISRLAGNFSTSMNGASQRGGMEGVCVSLTANQRTCLLLLVVAVVSYYLIMDITLYHRLQAVDLVTEKKVPGQSWSPFHPLSVKLILQDPTTHYVLTPMSEYFNEITHFSEVFYFISPNMITFTHLFLAFVSMRFIVSDSLTSRRIGCLIYEVRSFLDAFDGTVYRAHAANKNYMSHHSELGFWIDSTSDTIGGAALMFGVVFCLWWKHQPRKEINPLPWTTDDKNANLIDHSCEKHDTRTFKHYSKKFIFWRCFCYGSLIGLSSAVWDQTMWSYTDVFMANMKTPELVKLQSEALHSSTTSLLFWSWRMLEGQALVHYILLAIITDKIWEFLRFVQYLGFVVLGLLTFSSYYHLSQLKHLLQLVPVEIPSPAVFGS from the exons ATGGTGTGGACTATTATAGAGAA ATTGACAGATTACGTTAGGAAAGGAATCAGTCGACTGGCTGGCAACTTCTCCACTTCAATGAACGGTGCGAGCCAGCGGGGCGGCATGGAGGGTGTGTGCGTGTCGCTGACGGCTAACCAGCGTACGTGCCTGCTTCTGctggtggtggcggtggtgagCTACTACCTGATCATGGACATCACATTGTACCACCGGCTACAGGCCGTGGACCTCGTCACTGAGAAGAAGGTTCCCGGCCAATCATGGTCCCCCTTCCACCCGCTCTCCGTCAAGCTCATCTTACAGGACCCCACCACTCATTACGTGCTAACGCCCATGTCGGagtatttcaatgaaatcacgCATTTTAGTGAGGTGTTTTACTTCATATCGCCAAACATGATTACGTTCACTCATCTGTTTCTAGCTTTTGTTTCCATGAGATTCATCGTCTCCGACTCGCTGACATCTCGCCGTATCGGATGCCTCATTTACGAAGTACGGAGCTTCTTGGACGCGTTCGATGGGACGGTGTACCGGGCGCATGCCGCTAACAAGAATTACATGTCGCACCACAGCGAGCTCGGATTCTGGATAGACTCGACCAGTGACACCATTGGGGGGGCTGCTCTCATGTTTGGAGTGGTGTTTTGTCTCTGGTGGAAACACCAGCCGCGAAAAGAGATAAACCCTTTACCGTGGACTACAGATGATAAAAATGCCAACCTCATAGACCATTCTTGTGAAAAACATGACACTAGAACGTTCAAACATTACAgcaaaaagtttatattttggcGGTGTTTTTGTTATGGGAGTTTGATCGGACTGTCCTCCGCCGTGTGGGACCAGACCATGTGGAGCTACACGGACGTGTTCATGGCCAACATGAAAACACCAGAACTAGTC AAGCTGCAGTCCGAGGCCCTACACTCCAGCACCACGAGCCTGCTATTCTGGTCCTGGCGGATGCTAGAAGGACAGGCGCTCGTACACTACATCCTCCTTGCCATCATCACGGACAAAATCTGG gAGTTTCTTAGGTTTGTCCAGTACCTGGGATTTGTGGTGCTTGGTCTACTTACATTCTCCAGCTACTACCACCTATCTCAG TTAAAACATCTGCTGCAGCTAGTTCCGGTGGAAATACCGTCTCCCGCAGTTTTTGGCTCCTGA
- the LOC128208951 gene encoding ceramide phosphoethanolamine synthase-like isoform X3: MNGASQRGGMEGVCVSLTANQRTCLLLLVVAVVSYYLIMDITLYHRLQAVDLVTEKKVPGQSWSPFHPLSVKLILQDPTTHYVLTPMSEYFNEITHFSEVFYFISPNMITFTHLFLAFVSMRFIVSDSLTSRRIGCLIYEVRSFLDAFDGTVYRAHAANKNYMSHHSELGFWIDSTSDTIGGAALMFGVVFCLWWKHQPRKEINPLPWTTDDKNANLIDHSCEKHDTRTFKHYSKKFIFWRCFCYGSLIGLSSAVWDQTMWSYTDVFMANMKTPELVKLQSEALHSSTTSLLFWSWRMLEGQALVHYILLAIITDKIWEFLRFVQYLGFVVLGLLTFSSYYHLSQLKHLLQLVPVEIPSPAVFGS, translated from the exons ATGAACGGTGCGAGCCAGCGGGGCGGCATGGAGGGTGTGTGCGTGTCGCTGACGGCTAACCAGCGTACGTGCCTGCTTCTGctggtggtggcggtggtgagCTACTACCTGATCATGGACATCACATTGTACCACCGGCTACAGGCCGTGGACCTCGTCACTGAGAAGAAGGTTCCCGGCCAATCATGGTCCCCCTTCCACCCGCTCTCCGTCAAGCTCATCTTACAGGACCCCACCACTCATTACGTGCTAACGCCCATGTCGGagtatttcaatgaaatcacgCATTTTAGTGAGGTGTTTTACTTCATATCGCCAAACATGATTACGTTCACTCATCTGTTTCTAGCTTTTGTTTCCATGAGATTCATCGTCTCCGACTCGCTGACATCTCGCCGTATCGGATGCCTCATTTACGAAGTACGGAGCTTCTTGGACGCGTTCGATGGGACGGTGTACCGGGCGCATGCCGCTAACAAGAATTACATGTCGCACCACAGCGAGCTCGGATTCTGGATAGACTCGACCAGTGACACCATTGGGGGGGCTGCTCTCATGTTTGGAGTGGTGTTTTGTCTCTGGTGGAAACACCAGCCGCGAAAAGAGATAAACCCTTTACCGTGGACTACAGATGATAAAAATGCCAACCTCATAGACCATTCTTGTGAAAAACATGACACTAGAACGTTCAAACATTACAgcaaaaagtttatattttggcGGTGTTTTTGTTATGGGAGTTTGATCGGACTGTCCTCCGCCGTGTGGGACCAGACCATGTGGAGCTACACGGACGTGTTCATGGCCAACATGAAAACACCAGAACTAGTC AAGCTGCAGTCCGAGGCCCTACACTCCAGCACCACGAGCCTGCTATTCTGGTCCTGGCGGATGCTAGAAGGACAGGCGCTCGTACACTACATCCTCCTTGCCATCATCACGGACAAAATCTGG gAGTTTCTTAGGTTTGTCCAGTACCTGGGATTTGTGGTGCTTGGTCTACTTACATTCTCCAGCTACTACCACCTATCTCAG TTAAAACATCTGCTGCAGCTAGTTCCGGTGGAAATACCGTCTCCCGCAGTTTTTGGCTCCTGA
- the LOC128207920 gene encoding aminoacyl tRNA synthase complex-interacting multifunctional protein 1-like isoform X1, whose protein sequence is MLAGKMFQWKTALLKKENFFQQTMSAAMIQRLVQRARQADEIIAQLKAHIEIVKKSAAVSVSKPEEERVAAENASLREKIKQLKMTLVLAEIKNGVKQIPLPKRSRVEAVKADSQGDTPSAPSTSQEEPKPVAQQAKPKKEQQAKGGDASKPEVAKAEKGKKGLAEVDRPIDISRLDLRVGKIVEVKKHPDADSLYVEEVDLGEGQPRTIVSGLVKHIPIEEMRGRLAVFMCNLKAAKMRGILSNGMIMCASCPEKVEILVPPPGAQVGDRVRAKDFPGEPDALLNPKKKIWETLKPDLRTDGDRVAAYKGSQLHIEGKGPLVAPTAANTQIS, encoded by the exons ATGTTGGCTGGGAAGATGTTCCAATGGAAGACAGCTCTTTTGAAGAAGGAGAATTT TTTTCAGCAAACAATGTCAGCAGCCATGATACAACGCCTGGTCCAGCGAGCAAGGCAGGCAGATGAAATTATAGCCCAACTGAAAGCACACATTGAGATCGTGAAGAAATCTGCAG CTGTAAGTGTGAGTAAGCCGGAGGAGGAGAGAGTTGCTGCTGAGAATGCCTCGCTGCGGGAAAAGATCAAGCAACTGAAGATGACACTGGTTCTTGCTGAAATCAAGAATGGAG TGAAGCAGATTCCCCTGCCCAAAAGGTCTCGGGTGGAAGCTGTTAAGGCCGATTCTCAGGGTGACACACCTTCTGCCCCATCCACCTCACAAGAGGAACCCAAACCAGTCGCACAACAGGCCAAACCAAAGAAAGAGCAACAGGCTAAAGGAGGGGATGCTTCAAAACCAGAGG TTGCCAAAGCTGAAAAGGGCAAAAAAGGCTTGGCTGAGGTTGACAGACCAATTGATATATCCCGGCTTGACCTGCGGGTTGGGAAGATTGTTGAAGTGAAGAAACACCCAGATGCGGACAGCTTGTACGTGGAGGAGGTTGACCTGGGGGAAGGGCAACCTCGCACCATAGTCTCCGGACTTGTGAAACACATACCCATAGAAGAG ATGCGTGGTCGGCTGGCTGTGTTTATGTGCAATCTGAAGGCTGCTAAGATGCGTGGAATCCTGTCTAACGGCATGATCATGTGTGCCAGCTGCCCAGAAAAGGTGGAGATACTTGTACCCCCACCAGGCGCACAAGTTGGTGACCGTGTCAGGGCCAAGGACTTTCCAG GTGAGCCGGACGCCCTCCTGAACCCTAAGAAGAAGATCTGGGAGACCTTGAAGCCTGACTTGCGTACAGATGGGGACAGAGTGGCGGCATACAAGGGTTCCCAACTCCACATTGAAGGCAAGGGCCCGCTAGTGGCCCCCACAGCTGCTAACACACAGATTTCATAG